The following are encoded together in the Equus quagga isolate Etosha38 chromosome 15, UCLA_HA_Equagga_1.0, whole genome shotgun sequence genome:
- the LOC124226061 gene encoding histone H1.3, whose amino-acid sequence MSETAPVAPTAPAPAEKTPVKKKAKKTGAAAGKRKASGPPVSELITKAVAASKERSGVSLAALKKALAAAGYDVEKNNSRIKLGLKSLVSKGTLVQTKGTGASGSFKLNKKAAAGEAKPKAKKAGAAKPKKAAGAPKKSKKATGAATPKKSVKKTPKKAKKPAAAAGAKKVAKSPKKVKAAKPKKAAKSPAKAKAPKPKAAKPKSGKPKVTKAKKAAPKKK is encoded by the coding sequence ATGTCGGAGACTGCTCCAGTGGCTCCCACTGCTCCAGCACCTGCAGAGAAAACACCTGTTAAGAAGAAGGCGAAGAAAACGGGCGCAGCTGCTGGAAAACGCAAAGCGTCCGGGCCCCCGGTGTCCGAGCTCATCACCAAGGCTGTGGCCGCTTCCAAGGAACGCAGCGGTGTGTCCCTGGCCGCACTCAAGAAGGCGCTGGCGGCAGCTGGCTACGATGTAGAGAAAAACAACAGCCGTATCAAGTTGGGTCTCAAAAGCCTGGTGAGCAAGGGCACCCTGGTGCAGACCAAGGGCACCGGCGCTTCGGGCTCCTTTAAACTCAACAAGAAGGCTGCCGCTGGGGAAGCTAAGCCCAAGGCCAAGAAGGCGGGCGCGGCCAAGCCCAAGAAGGCTGCTGGGGCGCCCAAGAAGTCTAAGAAGGCCACAGGCGCGGCTACCCCGAAGAAGAGCGTCAAGAAGACCCCCAAGAAAGCGAAGAAGCCGGCGGCGGCCGCTGGGGCCAAAAAAGTGGCCAAAAGCCCGAAAAAGGTGAAGGCAGCCAAGCCCAAGAAGGCAGCTAAGAGTCCAGCAAAGGCCAAAGCTCCTAAGCCCAAGGCAGCCAAGCCGAAATCTGGCAAGCCGAAGGTTACGAAAGCGAAGAAGGCGGcgccaaagaaaaaataa
- the LOC124226076 gene encoding histone H2A type 1-H-like produces the protein MSGCGKQSGKARAKAKTRSSRAGLQFPVGRVHRPLGKGNYDERVGTGAPVYLAAVLEYLTAEILELAGNAARDKKTRIIPRHLQLAIRNDEELNKLLGRVTIAQGGVLPNIQAVLLPKKAESHHKAKSK, from the coding sequence ATGTCTGGGTGCGGGAAACAGAGTGGTAAAGCTCGTGCTAAGGCCAAGACCCGCTCTTCTCGGGCCGGGCTGCAGTTCCCCGTGGGCCGAGTGCACCGCCCGCTCGGCAAGGGGAACTACGACGAGCGGGTCGGGACCGGCGCGCCGGTGTACCTGGCGGCGGTGCTGGAGTACCTGACGGCCGAGATCCTGGAGCTGGCGGGCAACGCGGCCCGCGACAAGAAGACGCGCATCATCCCGCGTCACCTGCAGCTGGCCATCCGCAACGACGAGGAGCTCAACAAGCTCTTGGGGCGCGTGACCATCGCGCAGGGCGGAGTCTTGCCCAATATCCAGGCCGTGCTGCTGCCCAAGAAGGCCGAGAGTCACCACAAGGCTAAGAGCAAGTGA
- the LOC124226077 gene encoding histone H2B type 2-E-like, with the protein MPEPAKSAPAPKKGSKKAVTKVQKKDGKKRKRGRKESYSIYVYKVLKQVHPDTGISSKAMGIMNSFVNDIFERIAGEASRLAHYNKRSTITSREIQTAVRLLLPGELAKHAVSEGTKAVTKYTSSK; encoded by the coding sequence ATGCCAGAGCCTGCTAAGTCCGCCCCAGCCCCCAAAAAGGGTTCCAAGAAGGCGGTGACTAAGGTGCAGAAGAAAGATGGCAAGAAACGCAAACGAGGCCGTAAGGAAAGCTATTCTATCTATGTTTATAAGGTGTTGAAGCAGGTCCACCCCGACACCGGCATCTCGTCCAAGGCCATGGGCATCATGAACTCGTTCGTCAATGACATCTTCGAACGCATCGCGGGCGAGGCGTCGCGCCTGGCACATTACAACAAGCGCTCGACCATCACCTCCAGAGAGATCCAGACGGCCGTGCGCCTGCTGCTGCCCGGGGAGCTGGCCAAGCACGCGGTGTCTGAGGGCACCAAGGCCGTCACCAAGTACACCAGCTCCAAATAA